Proteins from one Acidimicrobiia bacterium genomic window:
- a CDS encoding ABC transporter ATP-binding protein yields the protein MSDSLSISVRDLYLDYEIYEDRRAAILERLVKREGTGRRLVRALKGITFDVAVGEAVGIIGSNGSGKSTLLSAIAGLLPPTSGDILVSDEPKLLGVGATLMLGANGYTNIRIGLLALGMSSDEVDILTPEIAEFTGLGEALDRPFKTYSSGMRARLHFAIATSVRPKILLIDEALSVGDQAFKHKSRERINSLLGEAGTLLFVSHSLPEVSSMCSRVIWLEQGRLKADGPPDRVISKYEAFAS from the coding sequence ATGAGCGACTCACTGTCCATAAGCGTTCGAGATCTGTACCTCGACTACGAGATTTATGAGGATCGCCGGGCGGCGATCCTCGAACGGTTGGTGAAACGCGAGGGTACCGGCCGGCGACTGGTCAGAGCCCTAAAAGGGATCACCTTCGACGTGGCGGTAGGAGAAGCAGTCGGGATAATCGGATCGAATGGATCGGGTAAGTCGACACTGCTCTCAGCCATCGCAGGGCTGCTGCCGCCAACGTCGGGCGACATCCTCGTCTCGGACGAACCAAAGCTGTTGGGCGTGGGTGCGACCCTGATGTTGGGTGCCAACGGGTACACAAACATCCGCATCGGCCTTCTTGCCCTCGGGATGTCCTCTGACGAGGTGGACATCCTCACGCCCGAAATTGCCGAATTTACCGGACTGGGCGAAGCACTCGACCGTCCCTTCAAGACATATTCATCCGGGATGCGCGCCAGGCTCCATTTCGCCATCGCCACCTCGGTCCGTCCGAAAATCCTGCTCATCGACGAAGCTTTGTCGGTTGGCGACCAGGCTTTCAAGCACAAATCGCGCGAACGAATCAACTCACTTTTGGGCGAAGCGGGGACACTGCTCTTTGTCAGCCACTCCCTGCCTGAAGTGTCTTCGATGTGCTCCCGGGTGATCTGGCTCGAGCAAGGCCGTCTCAAAGCCGACGGGCCGCCCGATCGGGTCATCTCCAAATATGAAGCTTTCGCCAGTTAA